The Lasioglossum baleicum chromosome 3, iyLasBale1, whole genome shotgun sequence region AGTTGGATAGTTTGCACGTCTTTTCTTCAATAATACAATACGTTTTTCTCCATTCTTGTCGCCACTGATTTTCTTCTCAATAGTTACTGGCTTCTTGGGCTTAACCTATCATTAAACATTTCTATGAGTACATGTTCATAAATGAAAACAACAAACGAATAATGTATTGTTACAAAACATACAGTTTTTGGAGTTTTTTTGTCCATGAACTTGTAGATGGCTTTCTTGTGGAACATGCGAGTACGACTGAATCTATAAACACCATTTCCTAAATCATAATTCCTTGGCTTGATGCGTCCCTTCTTTCCACTTTTTTGGTCCGTAGGAGATTTCTTCTCCTGGGACGTTACTTTTGTGTCCTTATCTTCCTTCACCTTTGTCATCtacgaaattaatattaactATTAATCAAGGGAATAACGAACATATATTTTTCTTAAATGGAAATATACAGGTGTATATATACGGCCTCCATTACTGTAATTTCTTATTGAGCATGTTTACCATGTTTCTTACAGGTTATGTCACGTTTTcacaaaattaaaaacaaaattacaaAGGAACTTTTACGAAATGTAAGTAAAATGAAGCAAAGTATCGTGAGAATTtcgaattataagaaaatatcgaCAATTCATTAACAAGAACACTGAAATGTCAAACTATAACCTAATACGGTAAGTTcttaaaattaatgtaattgCAACATTAGGAAAAAAATATAACATTCGACTGAAAGAACGTTCACGAAATAtgtaatatttatgaaaatatacGGTTTTCCTTTTACTGAAATAAGAGATTACTTCGATATTAGTAGGCCTGTTGATATCATTCCTCCTTACCGTAAACCGTGCTGCTAAAAGGAGTGTTTACAGTGTTTTCACCTAGAGGGTGTACTCTGTAGCTAAAATTCGAAATCGATATACGTTTCGACTATTTTCGATAATTCTCGATAGTTCAACATACTCGATGTATTTTGTcgtatttttgtaaataaattcaGACTACTTATGTATTAAATACACAGCATTGAGAGAGTACAAAAATAACTTAAAAGGCTGGCGTCTTTcctctttattaaatatatagtaatctcaatttattataaaaactttaataacattataacaaactattatagttgatttttttttatatttaatagtaAACATACATTTCTGAGAGTTGaatgtatatgtaaatatatatgtttAATTAACATAAAAGTTCTGTATTCGTTTTATACAagtgtaaatatatattatatatatttatttatttacttatttatataATCGTAAGTATAAAAtctcatttattttaaattactttttaattCATTCAACAAGATAGAACCTATTATTAGTTTCTCACAATTTACACATATTTCCAAAGACTCGCTCCCGAGAATCTTTATTGTCACCAATACCAATGATTTCGAGGCTACAGTGTGAGCGGTAAATCTATAACCGAAATCaagttaattatttatcatataGATTATACATAGATAGAACATCATATTTCTCATACGAATAGTAAACCTGCACCAACCTCATTTCTTCGTCAGTACTCGATATCATTGCAACATTTGCAATCTCATAAATCATTTGAGGAatgttctttttattttctgtaaATTGCACTTTTGCGGTATGTTCATTCATGCCTTTCAACTTCGCTTTTTCAGTAACGAACATATCATCTGGTAGAAGTACTGCTCTTATTATTTCACCAATTGGTGCTTTAATAATTACTGGCCACGAATATGTTTCCTCGTTAATTGTGTAATCAATATTAAAGTTTGCGGGCTGAGTAGAGTCATTAAAATTGATGCCCAATGTAGCAGACAAATTCGAATTGGTTTCCAACAGTGGTATTCGTGTAAAGTCGTGTAAAAGCATGCCTTTTGGTACATtctaaaaatgaataataactagTCAGAGATAAAtgaattaaatgtttaatatgGTAAACCTATGTTTAGTTACCTTTGTCCCCATATGAATCTCTTTGATAGCAGTGCCACCTTCGttagaaaatattaattcaataCTAACTAAATGAGCGCTTACTAAATGCTGTGATCTTGTAAACCTATACTCAATTTTTAAACCATGACCTGTAATACTATTTAACAGTTCAGACTTTTTTGTTGGAATAAATGATAATGACACCTCTCTCACGTCGTTTGAAATGATTGAATTCATTGGAGTAAGAAGACTCCCGGTACTTAACGGCATCACAGGTGTCATGGGAATAACTACAatcaatatatattatataagttCACATATTATCATCTAGATGTGtttgtttccattaattttaatattatatcatACCATCGTCTAAGTCGAGAAGGAGATCAATGTTACTTTTCGGTTTTTCTTTTGTATCTTGTTTAAAAGCCTTATGTTTTTCTTCTTCGCTCTCTTCTTCAGACTCTTCGGAGGACTCTTCTGAATTTGATTCGTCACTTTCAGACTCGCTATTTGACTCATCGGATCCTTTAGcagatttctttttctcgtcATCATTttctgatttattcgagctggaCGTATATTCGGACGAATCACTGTCATCTGAAGAAGAATCGTTTGACGAGGTGTCCGAGGATTCATTTTCATTGGCCAAAGCTAAAGgtatatatagaatattttgattaaaaacTATCACAAtaagtattgggttggaacgaaagttcgtagcgtttttaaataaaaccacaaagataaaattaggatATTTATACGTAGATctgttcaataacatattttccattctcttctattactttttgccattttttagaTGACTTATCATGCTATTCGATAAACCTATcgataaatatcttaattttatctttgaattttgatttaaaaacgctacgaactttcgatccaacctaatacaattacaatattaatacTTCTAGAATTTACCATCTCCTGTAATGCTTTCTTCATCGCTATAAAAGggcttctctttttcttttcccttcttgtCTTTCTTATCTTTTCTGTAATATTCTTCCATTACATCTCTCATATCACCACCAAGTATATGACCAAGAACATCTCTAACAGATGGTTCTGGAGCTGCATCAGGGAAAGGTGGTAACGGACGGTAACCAGCACATGGCATATCCAAATAATGCGATAATGTACCCAACTGAAACTCGGAATCTTTGAACCTGGATGTCAGAGTTGGTGCAGGTTTTGGagctaaaaatattcttttcgcAAGTTGAGGAAGCTTCTTTTCTGGATTATCTTCGTCGAGaataaaacgttttaaaaaACGAGCACGATCTCTGATATCATAATTCTGATCATACTTCGCTAGCTGGAAAACATACTGACAAAACGGTTTCGTCTGTACAGGATTATTCAGGCATAATTTCACAGCTAAGTTTAATATTTGTAATTTCACTATGTCTTGCTCGTTCACGAAACTCTTCGCCATTTTTCGAAGAACATCAGGCGCTATTTTGGGTACTCTGTCCGAATATTCTCCCAAGAGCCACAATATCGATGCCCTAGCTTGTGGTATAGTAATGAAATCCATTAACTTGGCCATATGAGCTATGATATTCTTATGTTCATTCGGTTGAGTTTGTAAGAGCTTTTTTATAACAACAACGCTTTCTGCTACGATAGCCTCTGtatagaaaaaaagaagaaggtaATGAGAAATACTATAAAACAATGATCGAAGTGAatgatcattagacagcggatctctatgcaaaataaaaattttctacttgaattgcaacaaactgcagtgaaatattgggttggcaagaaagtaatttcggtattttaagatgaaatgaaaccaaatttctttattcaaacaatgaactttaatcaataaaatattttcttatttattctttttggcaaaagatcatcaaaCAAAAGGgataatatcttattcattaaagttcattgcttgaatgaaaaaattgggctctatttcaccttaaaataccgaaattactttcttgccaacttaATAGGAATGTATTTTCTTTCATaatatggttaatgagttaaaACTAATatcacagtatttttaaaatcctcgaatgtttttactatttttaattaCACCTCCTCGCTTTcctcataaatgaataaaatccgctgtctaatgatcatGAATAGTAGgcattatatttctatttaccATCCCTGTTACTCAATAGTGAAACTAGTCCGTTTAAGCAAGTATCGGTTACTTCTTTTATATTACTCGCACATCTACCAATTGCCTGTATACTAGCACCTACAAATTCTTTGTCGCTGCTAGAGATGTACGTTTGAAATTCTCTCAATATGACCCCAATACTAGTCTCGGTTGTTAAGTTGGTCAGGATATCCAACTTCAAAAGCTTTATATGCGTAGGATCTGAAGTTCTTACAAAGAATGACTTAAGA contains the following coding sequences:
- the Rb gene encoding adaptor related protein complex 3 subunit ruby isoform X2; translated protein: MIAKGRDASELFPAVVKNVVSKNIEVKKLVYVYLVRYAEDQQDLALLSISTFQRALKDPNQLIRASALRVLSSIRVSMIVPIVMLAIKDSASDMSPYVRKTAAHAIPKLYSLDSEQKEELISVLEKLLSDKTTLVVGSAVMAFEEVCPERIDLIHKNYRKLCNLLVDVDEWGQVIIVNMLTRYARTQFIDPNIDIVEEDENRPFYDSDSDSSNTKKPKMSLDSDHRLLLRNTKPLLQSRNASVVMAVSQLYHHTAPRSEVITAAKALIRLLRGHREVQSVVLHCIASISITRKGMFEPFLKSFFVRTSDPTHIKLLKLDILTNLTTETSIGVILREFQTYISSSDKEFVGASIQAIGRCASNIKEVTDTCLNGLVSLLSNRDEAIVAESVVVIKKLLQTQPNEHKNIIAHMAKLMDFITIPQARASILWLLGEYSDRVPKIAPDVLRKMAKSFVNEQDIVKLQILNLAVKLCLNNPVQTKPFCQYVFQLAKYDQNYDIRDRARFLKRFILDEDNPEKKLPQLAKRIFLAPKPAPTLTSRFKDSEFQLGTLSHYLDMPCAGYRPLPPFPDAAPEPSVRDVLGHILGGDMRDVMEEYYRKDKKDKKGKEKEKPFYSDEESITGDALANENESSDTSSNDSSSDDSDSSEYTSSSNKSENDDEKKKSAKGSDESNSESESDESNSEESSEESEEESEEEKHKAFKQDTKEKPKSNIDLLLDLDDVIPMTPVMPLSTGSLLTPMNSIISNDVREVSLSFIPTKKSELLNSITGHGLKIEYRFTRSQHLVSAHLVSIELIFSNEGGTAIKEIHMGTKNVPKGMLLHDFTRIPLLETNSNLSATLGINFNDSTQPANFNIDYTINEETYSWPVIIKAPIGEIIRAVLLPDDMFVTEKAKLKGMNEHTAKVQFTENKKNIPQMIYEIANVAMISSTDEEMRFTAHTVASKSLVLVTIKILGSESLEICVNCEKLIIGSILLNELKSNLK
- the Rb gene encoding adaptor related protein complex 3 subunit ruby isoform X1; the encoded protein is MLTAAANSISNNGGSYGNDRSSSTADPELATDPASGGFFHSDYKKHDDLKQMLDSSKDGLKLEAMKRIIGMIAKGRDASELFPAVVKNVVSKNIEVKKLVYVYLVRYAEDQQDLALLSISTFQRALKDPNQLIRASALRVLSSIRVSMIVPIVMLAIKDSASDMSPYVRKTAAHAIPKLYSLDSEQKEELISVLEKLLSDKTTLVVGSAVMAFEEVCPERIDLIHKNYRKLCNLLVDVDEWGQVIIVNMLTRYARTQFIDPNIDIVEEDENRPFYDSDSDSSNTKKPKMSLDSDHRLLLRNTKPLLQSRNASVVMAVSQLYHHTAPRSEVITAAKALIRLLRGHREVQSVVLHCIASISITRKGMFEPFLKSFFVRTSDPTHIKLLKLDILTNLTTETSIGVILREFQTYISSSDKEFVGASIQAIGRCASNIKEVTDTCLNGLVSLLSNRDEAIVAESVVVIKKLLQTQPNEHKNIIAHMAKLMDFITIPQARASILWLLGEYSDRVPKIAPDVLRKMAKSFVNEQDIVKLQILNLAVKLCLNNPVQTKPFCQYVFQLAKYDQNYDIRDRARFLKRFILDEDNPEKKLPQLAKRIFLAPKPAPTLTSRFKDSEFQLGTLSHYLDMPCAGYRPLPPFPDAAPEPSVRDVLGHILGGDMRDVMEEYYRKDKKDKKGKEKEKPFYSDEESITGDALANENESSDTSSNDSSSDDSDSSEYTSSSNKSENDDEKKKSAKGSDESNSESESDESNSEESSEESEEESEEEKHKAFKQDTKEKPKSNIDLLLDLDDVIPMTPVMPLSTGSLLTPMNSIISNDVREVSLSFIPTKKSELLNSITGHGLKIEYRFTRSQHLVSAHLVSIELIFSNEGGTAIKEIHMGTKNVPKGMLLHDFTRIPLLETNSNLSATLGINFNDSTQPANFNIDYTINEETYSWPVIIKAPIGEIIRAVLLPDDMFVTEKAKLKGMNEHTAKVQFTENKKNIPQMIYEIANVAMISSTDEEMRFTAHTVASKSLVLVTIKILGSESLEICVNCEKLIIGSILLNELKSNLK